In a single window of the Leptospira wolffii serovar Khorat str. Khorat-H2 genome:
- a CDS encoding LB099 family protein codes for MDYEKEKKKLLSAKTPEQYIEFSIKSKLEGPKKSSITTEWLNKSGYSIDDIKYARNRHPFWREKRNKGSYERNSRRLEYHNYYKTDEKIVWDEAKLSKFYDLNQEGNADHELARIFKTSIPAVNHIRRKFRFSTILLELEKKKPNKAAVIKLSNHSESVLKRLIKEKGKK; via the coding sequence ATGGATTACGAAAAGGAAAAAAAGAAACTTCTCTCTGCGAAAACGCCAGAGCAGTATATTGAATTTTCCATCAAATCAAAGTTAGAAGGACCCAAGAAGTCCAGTATTACCACAGAATGGTTAAATAAATCCGGTTATTCAATAGATGACATAAAATATGCAAGAAATAGGCACCCTTTTTGGAGAGAAAAAAGAAATAAGGGCTCCTATGAAAGAAATAGCCGTCGTCTAGAGTATCACAATTACTACAAAACCGACGAGAAGATCGTATGGGACGAAGCCAAATTATCCAAGTTCTACGATCTCAATCAGGAAGGTAATGCGGATCATGAATTGGCTAGGATCTTCAAGACTTCCATTCCTGCAGTGAATCATATTCGCAGAAAATTCCGCTTCTCCACTATCCTTCTGGAATTGGAAAAAAAGAAACCGAATAAGGCTGCAGTAATCAAACTAAGCAACCATTCAGAATCGGTTCTGAAGCGACTAATCAAAGAAAAAGGGAAAAAATAA
- a CDS encoding polysaccharide deacetylase family protein — MQIRNLSIIFFLLLVNSFLIGAPVDDFLTPEPTSERKTKKSGENSTAPEKREIPKEEETKPSPAIHSKKEKEESVASQSSSTSSHKSKRVQRRKKSKTASKKVSPTEKGKEEKVALPKKYENTVPGVSDLPPKTSYDSKSSGAESPGHGKGIPVLCYHHLVGNGDPMGGYNLDPNLLEEQFKFLQGLGYQTVSLDQFYAYIQGKAGNDFPKRPILLTFDDGSITHRNVLVPLLKKYGFRASVFIYPTVISNPKYKYYLSWAELKDALDSGVLDIGSHTVYHPKLPAMKRAEIRQQLRDSKATLEAKTGRKIQDLAYPFGLFDVRVIEEAKAAGYRMAFTVNRGKNIPGTDPYTVHRALIAWGISQKTFNAILTTAPPSKIRLGIADGSWVNPGETFNVGVEGLEPSSITMQIGGKDRIVSRKSDTEYTVRIPDFHKTTSYPTMVIRGKSKAGITSETQFLFVNRREFKRDPD; from the coding sequence ATGCAAATTAGAAACTTATCAATAATTTTTTTCCTACTCTTAGTAAATTCCTTCCTGATCGGCGCCCCCGTAGACGACTTTTTGACCCCCGAGCCGACTTCGGAAAGAAAGACCAAAAAATCCGGGGAAAATTCTACCGCTCCCGAGAAACGCGAAATCCCTAAGGAAGAGGAAACTAAACCTTCTCCCGCAATTCATTCTAAGAAGGAGAAGGAAGAATCCGTCGCCTCCCAATCTTCTTCCACTTCTTCTCATAAATCCAAAAGGGTGCAGAGAAGGAAGAAATCCAAAACCGCGTCCAAGAAGGTCTCTCCGACCGAAAAAGGAAAAGAAGAGAAGGTCGCTCTTCCCAAAAAGTATGAGAATACGGTTCCAGGAGTCTCGGATCTTCCTCCTAAAACTTCCTACGATTCTAAGAGCTCCGGAGCGGAATCTCCTGGGCACGGCAAAGGAATCCCGGTACTATGTTACCATCACTTGGTGGGAAACGGGGATCCGATGGGCGGATACAACTTGGATCCGAATCTTTTGGAGGAGCAATTTAAGTTTCTACAAGGTCTAGGCTACCAAACGGTTAGTCTGGATCAATTTTACGCGTATATCCAAGGAAAGGCGGGTAACGATTTTCCGAAACGGCCTATTCTTCTTACTTTCGACGACGGCTCCATAACCCATAGAAATGTGCTTGTTCCCCTCTTGAAAAAGTACGGCTTCCGAGCTTCCGTCTTCATTTATCCTACCGTTATCTCCAATCCTAAGTACAAATATTATCTCAGCTGGGCGGAACTGAAAGACGCCTTGGATAGCGGAGTTCTAGACATCGGATCTCATACGGTATACCATCCCAAACTGCCTGCGATGAAAAGAGCGGAAATCAGGCAACAGTTACGGGACTCCAAAGCTACTTTAGAAGCCAAGACAGGAAGAAAGATCCAAGATCTTGCCTATCCGTTCGGACTATTCGATGTGAGAGTCATTGAAGAAGCTAAGGCCGCCGGATACAGAATGGCATTCACGGTGAATCGAGGTAAGAATATTCCCGGTACGGATCCCTATACGGTTCATAGAGCCTTGATCGCTTGGGGAATCAGCCAAAAGACTTTCAATGCGATTCTAACGACCGCTCCCCCTTCCAAAATTCGCTTGGGGATCGCGGACGGATCCTGGGTCAATCCGGGAGAAACATTTAACGTAGGAGTGGAAGGATTGGAGCCTTCCTCTATCACGATGCAAATCGGCGGAAAAGATAGAATCGTATCCAGAAAATCGGATACCGAATATACGGTTCGTATACCGGACTTTCATAAGACTACAAGCTATCCCACAATGGTAATCCGGGGTAAAAGTAAGGCGGGGATCACGAGCGAGACTCAGTTTCTATTCGTGAATCGACGAGAGTTCAAAAGAGACCCGGACTGA
- a CDS encoding UvrD-helicase domain-containing protein translates to MPRNDLSAKSGDFVDGIDISKNGFIAASAGTGKTHTIVFLVLKILKESFLSSLKGEKNPIGIESILILTYTDKAASELRGRVRAELKNRISELERKTDSLPEEIQELDFFRNQSAKLDQAYISTIHGFAHKILKEYSLEIGQPENTELVKETAPIAKALYGRMRQEFREKYPKWLLPFLIYEAQESYKDGFHRKTWENLVCDLAVKKAGAPDTVELLPRPEPFPSWERVSKAILVLSESFPRLLQRQENIRKGINAQTYKAIQIRQKDFQESLSILKANEASFDSISFTLALKRILNLERSKRTGWDVILLNEEELKKATEEEDYPSYISERDSFRQIGSVFSELKNSVSSFVISLAEDLAEDSVLIKSEQGQITYGDMILHLANALSGKSETVTLLRKRFRYGIIDEFQDTDSEQFQIFSTLFLEENKSPERPGSLFLIGDAKQSIYGFRGADLNTYLAAKSDLDTGGRFASSSLVYPELDTNRRSLPELIEAYNTLFASSDGGWFPIQEGNYPPIEYSSVRAPEKPGKAVLYSDKSGRAALNAFACSPGKNSDGLKEEYSQFLAEEILHLVSKKSLVLNRENGNSSGYATWSDIAILVRSWQDADLLRRQLRARGIPYTYHKQAGLFKSGEAIRIRELLICLHEEGSRDSFYKLLVSDLFHISPLNLKDYEEYPIESREKRLLESWRRFARKKDYPGLFRSLLTESGLSSPSENESLPDWERKIANFRQIFYSLAEYSSGKNLGLSELVSYLESEIASDKDDDYLERDSEEDRVRILTMHLSKGLEFPIVFLFGGFTGWGNASRSKIFEYSVSVKGENGEEGKRKVVSLEPSPGVDILRNTMNEDKRLYYVAVTRAMYKFYFPLLPASDPKRPLELFRQSFQASIHRFPEESSVQMIRSLEDGDGYATEWIRKGKKKEESAPGKKSEKAKKTPIFVPEWPRDAEARKIVLESYSSLDKFLQNENLNFQPEESRTLKMDETPSEEETITDLPSSSRMGNLLHQLLETADFEEYRKAKSPKELSPTTKRKFSDLLRMYGYSVDRELSEKFSDRIAELLWNTLRSPFLEDGICLANIGTDDRKHEVDFYLESDSAGEDLLNGTVDLIFRHQDRYWILDWKSNLLESDSGGKGGYSQESISKKVQTSYSLQLYLYSVVLDRWLQFKYGKDYDPDLMGGMYFLFLRGMDPNKIEQGVFLQKLSPEFLQTSKEKVQEALAFKKGFEDRTE, encoded by the coding sequence ATGCCAAGGAATGACCTAAGCGCAAAGTCGGGAGATTTCGTGGACGGGATCGATATCTCCAAAAACGGATTCATCGCGGCTTCCGCAGGTACGGGTAAGACACATACGATCGTTTTTCTAGTATTAAAAATTTTGAAAGAATCTTTTCTTTCTTCCTTAAAAGGAGAAAAGAACCCGATCGGAATCGAGTCCATTCTGATACTTACTTATACGGACAAGGCGGCTTCCGAACTGAGGGGAAGAGTAAGAGCGGAACTCAAGAATCGGATTTCTGAATTGGAAAGGAAGACGGATTCTCTTCCGGAAGAAATCCAGGAGTTGGATTTTTTTAGAAACCAATCCGCAAAATTGGACCAAGCGTATATCTCCACCATCCATGGATTCGCTCATAAGATTTTAAAAGAATATTCCTTGGAGATAGGGCAACCGGAGAATACGGAACTCGTTAAGGAAACCGCTCCGATCGCAAAAGCTTTGTACGGCAGAATGCGACAGGAGTTCCGTGAAAAATATCCGAAATGGCTTTTACCTTTCCTGATCTACGAAGCCCAAGAATCCTACAAAGACGGTTTTCATCGTAAGACCTGGGAAAATCTAGTATGCGATCTGGCAGTTAAAAAGGCGGGAGCACCGGATACGGTGGAATTACTCCCCCGCCCCGAACCTTTTCCTTCTTGGGAAAGAGTAAGCAAAGCCATCCTCGTCTTGTCCGAATCCTTCCCTCGTCTCTTGCAAAGACAGGAGAATATTCGTAAAGGAATCAATGCCCAGACTTATAAGGCAATCCAGATCCGACAAAAAGATTTCCAAGAATCCCTCTCCATATTAAAAGCCAACGAAGCTTCCTTTGATTCTATTTCCTTTACCCTGGCTCTTAAAAGAATTCTGAATTTGGAAAGAAGCAAGCGAACCGGCTGGGACGTTATCTTACTCAACGAGGAAGAATTAAAAAAAGCCACCGAGGAGGAAGATTATCCTTCTTATATCTCGGAAAGGGATTCCTTTCGGCAAATCGGTTCCGTATTTTCGGAATTAAAAAATTCGGTTTCGAGTTTCGTAATTTCTTTGGCTGAGGATTTAGCCGAAGATTCAGTACTCATAAAATCGGAACAGGGCCAGATCACCTACGGAGATATGATTCTCCATTTAGCGAACGCTTTGAGCGGAAAATCGGAAACGGTCACACTATTAAGAAAACGTTTCCGTTATGGAATCATAGACGAATTCCAAGATACCGATTCGGAACAGTTCCAGATATTCAGCACCCTGTTTCTGGAAGAAAATAAAAGTCCGGAGCGACCCGGTAGCTTATTTCTGATCGGAGATGCGAAACAATCCATATACGGATTTAGAGGAGCGGATTTGAATACTTATTTGGCCGCGAAGTCCGATCTGGATACCGGGGGAAGATTCGCTTCCTCTTCTCTGGTTTATCCTGAATTGGACACGAACCGGAGATCCTTGCCTGAACTCATCGAAGCTTATAATACCTTATTCGCCTCTTCGGACGGAGGATGGTTTCCGATCCAGGAGGGAAATTATCCTCCTATAGAATATTCTTCCGTCCGGGCTCCTGAGAAGCCCGGAAAAGCGGTGTTATATTCGGATAAAAGCGGAAGAGCCGCGTTAAACGCCTTTGCCTGTTCTCCCGGAAAAAATTCGGACGGTTTAAAGGAAGAATACTCCCAATTCTTAGCGGAGGAAATCCTACATCTAGTATCTAAGAAGTCCCTGGTCTTGAATCGAGAAAACGGAAATTCTTCGGGTTATGCGACTTGGTCCGATATCGCGATCTTAGTACGGAGCTGGCAGGATGCGGACCTACTACGTAGACAATTGCGTGCCAGAGGTATTCCATACACATACCACAAACAGGCAGGTTTATTCAAATCGGGAGAAGCGATCCGCATTAGGGAATTATTAATCTGTCTCCACGAAGAAGGTAGCCGGGATTCTTTTTATAAACTATTAGTATCCGACTTATTCCATATCTCTCCTTTGAACCTGAAGGATTACGAAGAATATCCGATCGAATCCAGAGAAAAACGTCTTTTGGAATCCTGGAGAAGGTTCGCTAGAAAAAAAGATTATCCGGGATTATTCCGTTCCTTACTCACGGAAAGCGGACTTTCTTCTCCTTCCGAAAACGAATCCCTTCCCGACTGGGAAAGAAAGATCGCAAACTTCCGACAGATTTTTTATTCTTTAGCCGAATATTCTTCCGGTAAGAATTTAGGTCTCTCCGAATTGGTCTCGTATTTGGAAAGCGAAATCGCTTCGGACAAGGACGACGATTATCTGGAAAGGGATTCCGAAGAGGATCGGGTGCGAATTCTTACCATGCATTTGAGCAAGGGATTGGAATTTCCTATCGTATTTCTTTTCGGAGGATTTACGGGCTGGGGAAACGCCTCTCGATCCAAGATATTCGAATATTCCGTTTCCGTAAAGGGTGAGAACGGAGAGGAAGGGAAGAGGAAGGTCGTAAGCCTTGAACCCTCTCCGGGAGTCGATATTTTGCGGAATACGATGAACGAGGACAAAAGATTATATTATGTGGCGGTTACCCGCGCAATGTACAAATTCTATTTTCCTCTTTTGCCTGCCTCCGACCCAAAAAGACCGTTGGAGCTATTTCGCCAATCTTTCCAAGCCTCTATCCATAGATTCCCCGAAGAATCTTCCGTTCAAATGATACGAAGCCTGGAAGACGGGGACGGATATGCGACGGAGTGGATCCGGAAAGGAAAAAAGAAGGAAGAATCGGCTCCCGGTAAAAAATCGGAGAAAGCCAAAAAAACTCCCATATTCGTACCGGAATGGCCAAGGGATGCAGAGGCCCGGAAAATCGTATTAGAAAGTTATTCTTCCCTGGATAAATTCCTACAAAATGAAAATCTAAACTTCCAACCGGAAGAGTCCAGAACTCTAAAAATGGACGAGACTCCCTCCGAAGAGGAAACGATTACGGACCTCCCCTCCTCCAGTCGAATGGGAAATCTACTCCACCAACTCTTGGAGACTGCCGATTTCGAGGAATACAGGAAGGCTAAATCTCCCAAAGAACTTTCCCCGACTACAAAAAGGAAATTCTCCGATTTATTAAGAATGTACGGATACTCCGTCGATCGTGAATTATCCGAAAAATTCTCGGACCGCATAGCTGAACTGCTTTGGAATACATTACGCTCTCCTTTTCTGGAAGACGGAATTTGTCTGGCGAATATCGGGACCGACGACAGAAAGCACGAGGTGGATTTTTATTTGGAGTCGGATTCCGCCGGAGAGGATTTATTGAACGGCACCGTGGATCTCATATTCCGCCACCAAGACCGCTATTGGATCCTGGATTGGAAATCCAATCTTTTGGAGTCGGATTCCGGAGGAAAAGGCGGATATTCGCAGGAATCGATTTCTAAGAAAGTGCAGACCTCCTATTCTCTACAGCTCTATCTATATTCCGTGGTTCTGGATAGATGGTTGCAATTCAAGTACGGAAAGGATTACGACCCGGACCTAATGGGGGGGATGTATTTTCTATTCTTAAGGGGAATGGATCCTAATAAAATAGAACAGGGAGTGTTTCTACAAAAACTGAGTCCGGAGTTTCTACAAACCTCTAAGGAAAAAGTGCAGGAGGCCCTCGCGTTCAAGAAAGGCTTCGAGGATAGGACCGAATGA
- a CDS encoding SDR family oxidoreductase — protein sequence MKRVIITGGTEGIGRATVQGLAERGWAITLVARSKEKADKIIEEAAKIPGSTRVEYVIGDLSSLKDVQRIGRELKERYPVIDCLINNAGVMPLRRKESSDGYELNFAVNHLAHSLLTRILLPNLEKSSQGRIVVVSSKLHKNGNPDPEDLDKRIKFSWMGAYSDSKLYNAFFTMDLAEELRTGSKVTINALHPGVVRSSLFRDVSGPLRLIFAGIQNLFFISPEEGAQTSIYLADAPGLEKVSGKYFDGRKELPWKGIALDSGLRSKIREATNRILAPYL from the coding sequence TTGAAGCGCGTCATTATCACCGGCGGAACGGAAGGAATCGGGAGAGCCACGGTACAAGGTCTAGCGGAAAGAGGATGGGCTATCACTCTAGTAGCGAGAAGTAAGGAAAAAGCGGATAAGATAATAGAAGAAGCCGCTAAGATTCCCGGAAGCACGAGAGTGGAATACGTGATAGGCGATCTATCTTCCTTAAAAGACGTGCAACGGATCGGTCGGGAGTTGAAGGAAAGGTATCCGGTCATAGACTGTCTTATCAATAACGCCGGAGTGATGCCTTTGCGAAGAAAGGAATCTTCTGACGGTTACGAGCTGAATTTCGCGGTCAACCATCTAGCTCATTCTTTACTTACGAGGATTCTACTTCCGAATCTTGAAAAATCCTCCCAGGGAAGAATCGTAGTCGTAAGTTCCAAATTACATAAAAATGGGAATCCGGATCCCGAGGACCTAGATAAGAGGATCAAATTCTCCTGGATGGGAGCATATTCGGATTCCAAGCTTTATAATGCGTTCTTCACGATGGATTTGGCGGAGGAACTACGAACAGGAAGTAAGGTCACGATCAACGCATTGCATCCAGGGGTGGTACGGAGTTCTCTTTTTAGGGATGTATCCGGTCCCTTGAGATTGATTTTCGCAGGGATCCAGAATCTATTCTTCATCAGCCCGGAAGAAGGAGCCCAAACCTCCATTTATCTTGCGGATGCTCCGGGTCTGGAAAAGGTCTCGGGAAAGTATTTCGACGGTCGTAAAGAACTTCCCTGGAAAGGAATCGCCCTGGATTCGGGGCTTAGATCTAAGATCCGAGAGGCCACGAATCGGATTCTGGCGCCGTATTTGTAG
- a CDS encoding exodeoxyribonuclease V subunit gamma — MSITVFGSDDLSDLSGSLHESIREEIRRERGLHSPLIVIPNKSMETWLYLDLVRRSGVVFNLRFLFLEKILEELLLGKFSPNIDSRSRPFLQNDSRKFQIYSVLLRSPDLIRKYPILKSYLLPKGRETPDPDRLLDLSGRMAKYFKDYELHRQDWIRNWTGEKYSLLRVPGEDIWEEIATQSEIFFFQKELYSYISESSQKENLISYSMKIGTDEEKAPTGPPIDLHLFALSQLSGTYIAIFRNLLPEVNLKVYQFGIPQDSEVPGRERSEICRNWANPFRSLRKTWEKAGAEFVDLKNSGASKQSVKESVLGKFQKYLIYGSLNKDRLPPDRSLTILEAPGKQREVEAVFQNILAKLSDSPETKLTDFGIFCADLASYRPAIETVFDGGIIAKLSQKESKVGTRTLAYTIRDVLAGEASKYTSAVLSLFPLLSGQRSRADLFQLFKSPCFQSKWGIDSITVEEWSLLAENLELYQDDFTEESEPVSFSFRKGFVRLAAGYILPEEEEFSLPVSPYDSGSESSELWISIWARISRSLNGFQKRLSDPKMDGSSILESFLSLVSEILTSKIPESEEEEIELNLRDSFEELKDFDWDPKDPKDRIRFLEAFVKQSSQEIQVRKGKYLTGGITVSALQPMRPIPFRHIYILGLGEGLFPGSDDKSAFNLRHISPREGDIGLRSLNESLLYETILSAKESLVLSFVSENITNDESIAPSSSLLLIEQALKENVLLPESHLRSKVPLNKHSKEYFSSSETEARNDFLKNYDLSSSLIHGSDSDRILYSKKILGADSSPAISAIQNVGETKEIDWNELVKFCKSPLAYHMQRRFGLYVEEISETDTKSEEPFRISNELGFLSDIWNDSLRPRENFEPRNLYDSLKDVFFLWEKKGMTPRGIYRDVEFLSKARKIRDLASSLEETLSGSKVYTGLSFGASQKKEPLLALPSVPWKKKEFSLDLQGLKENILLKKEANGEDSILFIYPNSSKKLKNLIEPYLAQCLLDRLSGNSHPRSVIAILGYGDSPVVLPMNRKGQENIRKKFLDDLITEFLEPKSSLISPKLWEDFPDRSNSSAQEDQDSFRELSEEYLIWAKESVQYDPEIYLDRVLRLLSYPQDYVTEGDFALCLKLYEPIMKAIYAKE; from the coding sequence ATGTCCATTACTGTTTTCGGATCAGACGATCTTTCCGACCTTTCGGGATCCTTACACGAATCCATCCGGGAAGAGATCCGTAGGGAGAGAGGATTGCATTCCCCTTTAATCGTGATTCCCAATAAGAGTATGGAGACTTGGTTGTATCTGGATCTTGTGAGAAGATCCGGAGTGGTGTTCAATCTTAGGTTTCTGTTTCTCGAAAAAATTCTGGAAGAATTGCTACTAGGTAAATTCTCCCCGAATATCGATTCTAGATCCAGACCCTTTCTACAAAACGATAGCAGAAAGTTCCAGATTTACTCCGTTCTATTGAGGTCTCCCGATCTGATCCGGAAATATCCGATTCTAAAATCGTATCTGCTTCCTAAAGGCAGAGAGACTCCCGATCCGGATCGACTCTTGGATCTTTCGGGAAGAATGGCCAAATACTTCAAGGACTACGAATTACACCGTCAGGACTGGATCCGGAATTGGACCGGCGAGAAATATTCCCTTTTAAGGGTGCCGGGAGAGGATATCTGGGAAGAGATCGCGACCCAATCCGAAATCTTCTTCTTTCAAAAAGAATTATATTCTTATATTTCCGAATCGTCACAGAAGGAAAATCTGATTTCCTATTCGATGAAAATAGGAACCGATGAGGAAAAGGCTCCTACGGGCCCTCCTATCGATTTGCACCTTTTCGCATTATCCCAATTATCGGGAACCTATATCGCTATTTTTCGGAATCTATTGCCCGAAGTGAATCTAAAAGTATATCAATTCGGAATCCCGCAGGATTCGGAGGTTCCGGGGCGGGAAAGATCCGAGATATGTAGGAACTGGGCCAACCCGTTCCGTTCTCTGAGAAAGACTTGGGAAAAGGCCGGTGCCGAATTCGTAGACCTAAAAAATTCAGGCGCTTCGAAGCAATCCGTAAAGGAAAGCGTTCTCGGGAAATTTCAGAAATATTTAATTTATGGATCCTTGAATAAGGATCGACTTCCTCCCGATCGAAGCCTTACGATTCTGGAAGCTCCCGGGAAGCAAAGAGAGGTCGAGGCTGTCTTCCAGAATATCTTGGCCAAGCTATCCGATTCTCCCGAGACTAAATTGACCGATTTCGGAATCTTCTGCGCGGATCTGGCTTCTTATCGTCCCGCGATCGAAACGGTATTCGACGGAGGGATAATCGCCAAGCTGTCCCAAAAAGAATCCAAGGTGGGAACAAGAACCTTGGCTTATACGATACGGGACGTTCTCGCGGGAGAGGCGAGTAAGTATACTAGTGCCGTTCTTTCGCTATTTCCTCTTTTATCCGGACAAAGATCCAGGGCGGATCTCTTTCAGCTTTTTAAGAGTCCTTGTTTCCAATCCAAATGGGGGATCGATTCGATCACAGTGGAGGAATGGTCTTTACTTGCGGAGAATCTGGAACTTTACCAGGACGATTTCACGGAAGAATCCGAACCGGTTTCCTTTTCCTTTCGGAAAGGTTTTGTACGATTGGCTGCGGGCTACATATTGCCCGAGGAGGAAGAATTTTCTCTTCCCGTTTCTCCTTACGATTCCGGATCCGAGTCTTCGGAACTTTGGATCTCGATTTGGGCTAGAATATCACGCAGTCTGAACGGATTCCAAAAGAGGCTCTCTGATCCGAAGATGGACGGATCTTCGATTTTGGAATCCTTCCTTTCCTTGGTGTCGGAGATTCTTACTTCCAAGATTCCCGAATCGGAGGAGGAAGAGATAGAATTGAATTTGAGGGATTCCTTCGAGGAACTCAAGGACTTTGATTGGGATCCCAAAGATCCTAAGGATAGAATCCGATTCCTGGAAGCTTTCGTGAAGCAGTCTTCGCAAGAGATCCAAGTCAGAAAAGGAAAATACCTTACCGGAGGGATCACGGTTTCCGCTCTCCAGCCCATGCGCCCGATTCCTTTTCGTCATATCTATATTTTGGGCCTGGGAGAAGGATTGTTTCCCGGTTCGGACGATAAGTCCGCTTTTAACTTAAGGCATATTTCTCCCAGAGAAGGAGATATCGGTCTGCGTTCCCTGAACGAATCCCTGTTATACGAAACGATTCTTTCCGCCAAAGAGAGTTTGGTGCTGTCCTTCGTTTCGGAGAATATTACGAATGATGAAAGTATTGCTCCGTCCTCTTCTCTCCTTCTGATCGAGCAGGCTCTAAAGGAGAATGTTCTTCTTCCGGAAAGTCATTTGCGTTCTAAGGTCCCCTTGAATAAGCATAGTAAGGAATATTTTTCCTCTTCCGAGACGGAAGCTCGAAACGATTTCCTGAAAAATTACGATCTATCCTCATCGCTCATACACGGTTCGGATTCCGATCGCATATTATATTCTAAAAAGATTTTAGGAGCGGATTCCTCCCCTGCGATCTCGGCGATTCAGAACGTCGGCGAAACGAAGGAAATAGATTGGAACGAACTTGTAAAATTCTGCAAATCCCCCCTCGCCTATCATATGCAGAGAAGATTCGGATTATATGTGGAGGAAATTTCAGAGACCGATACGAAATCGGAGGAACCGTTTCGGATTTCGAACGAACTCGGGTTTTTATCGGATATTTGGAACGATAGTCTGCGTCCAAGGGAGAATTTCGAACCTAGGAATCTGTACGATTCTTTAAAGGACGTCTTTTTTCTCTGGGAAAAGAAAGGAATGACCCCAAGAGGAATTTATCGAGATGTGGAGTTTCTTTCCAAGGCTCGTAAGATCCGCGATCTAGCGAGTTCTCTAGAGGAAACTCTTTCCGGTTCCAAAGTCTATACCGGTTTGTCTTTCGGCGCTTCTCAGAAGAAGGAACCTTTATTAGCCCTGCCTTCCGTTCCCTGGAAAAAGAAGGAATTTTCCTTGGATCTGCAAGGCCTCAAGGAGAATATTCTGCTCAAGAAAGAGGCTAACGGAGAGGATTCGATTTTATTCATATATCCGAATTCTTCCAAGAAATTAAAAAATCTAATAGAGCCCTACTTGGCGCAATGTTTATTGGATCGCTTGTCCGGGAATTCCCATCCTAGATCCGTGATCGCGATTTTAGGGTACGGAGATTCTCCTGTAGTCTTACCCATGAACCGAAAGGGACAGGAGAATATTAGAAAAAAATTTTTAGACGACCTGATCACGGAATTTTTAGAACCCAAATCCTCGCTAATCTCCCCGAAATTATGGGAGGACTTTCCGGACCGTTCGAATTCCTCAGCGCAGGAAGACCAAGATTCATTTCGGGAGCTTTCCGAAGAATATCTGATTTGGGCGAAGGAATCCGTTCAATACGATCCGGAAATCTATTTGGACCGGGTCCTTAGACTTCTCTCCTATCCGCAGGATTACGTCACGGAAGGGGACTTTGCCCTTTGTTTGAAACTTTACGAACCCATAATGAAGGCGATCTATGCCAAGGAATGA
- a CDS encoding cysteine rich repeat domain protein, which produces MKQLTAHLCLFFWISFSVYAHEEGAPHAHKDSCKQDVEKFCKTVPKGETINCLKDKEDSLGEECKALIGEIRELAKQRLEACKEDRDKFCSDKGKNVIRCLSENSDYLSKRCKDLLPKKSDPSKSKAL; this is translated from the coding sequence ATGAAACAACTTACGGCGCATCTATGCCTTTTTTTCTGGATCTCGTTCTCAGTATACGCTCACGAAGAAGGTGCGCCTCACGCGCATAAGGACTCCTGCAAACAGGACGTTGAAAAATTCTGCAAAACCGTCCCTAAAGGGGAGACTATCAATTGCCTCAAAGACAAGGAGGATTCCTTAGGAGAGGAATGTAAGGCTTTGATCGGGGAAATCCGGGAGCTCGCCAAACAGCGGCTAGAGGCCTGTAAGGAAGACCGAGACAAATTTTGTTCGGACAAGGGCAAAAATGTGATACGTTGTCTTTCGGAAAATTCGGACTACTTAAGTAAGAGATGCAAAGATCTTCTTCCTAAAAAGTCGGATCCGTCTAAGTCCAAAGCATTATAA